The following proteins are encoded in a genomic region of Primulina huaijiensis isolate GDHJ02 chromosome 3, ASM1229523v2, whole genome shotgun sequence:
- the LOC140972276 gene encoding two-component response regulator ARR17-like: MDTSGSGDFTEGMVGDVEEPHVLAVDDNLVDRKIVEKLLKNSSCKVTTAENGVRALEYLGLGDNNQSSNVNNKKVSKVNMIITDYCMPGMTGYELLKKIKESSVMKDVPVIIMSSENVPTRINKCLEEGAQMFMLKPLKYSDVKKLSCQLLQSSVGTSSKILV; the protein is encoded by the exons ATGGATACTTCGGGTTCTGGTGATTTCACAGAGGGAATGGTGGGTGATGTGGAAGAACCTCATGTTCTTGCGGTTGATGACAATTTAGTTGATCGTAAAATTGTTGAGAAATTGCTCAAGAATTCATCTTGCAAAG TGACTACTGCAGAAAATGGAGTGAGGGCATTGGAGTATCTTGGTTTAGGAGATAACAACCAGAGCAGCAATGTGAATAACAAA AAGGTCTCAAAGGTGAATATGATTATCACAGACTATTGCATGCCGGGAATGACCGGATATGAACTGCTCAAGAAAATTAAG GAATCATCAGTCATGAAGGATGTGCCTGTTATCATAATGTCATCCGAAAACGTCCCAACTCGTATAAACAA GTGCTTAGAGGAAGGCGCACAAATGTTCATGCTAAAGCCTCTTAAATACTCAGACGTCAAGAAGTTGAGTTGCCAGTTGCTACAATCCTCAGTTGGAACATCCTCCAAAATCTTGGTCTGA
- the LOC140973877 gene encoding uncharacterized protein isoform X3, translating into MPLSEKIKELGLEGSQSNEYFAWGLHRIAKAVSFLNNDCKLVHGNVCMASVVVTQTLDWKLHAFDVLSEFDGNNEAATGPMLQYEWLIGSQYKSMELAKSDWAAIRKSPPWAIDSWGLGCLIYELFSGTKLSKTEELRNTASIPKSLLTDYQRLLSSMPSRRLNSSKLLENGEYFENKLVETIQFMEILNLKDSVEKDNFFRKLPNLAEQLPRQIVLKKLLPLLASSMEFGSAAAPALTALLKLGSWLSTEEYSHKILPTVVKLFASNDRAMRVGLLQQIDQYGEALSAQIVDEQVYPHVANGFSDTSAFLRELTLKSMLVLAPKLSQRTISGSLLKFLSKLQVDEEPAIRTNTTILLGNIASHLNEGTRKRVLINAFTVRALRDTFSPARGAGIMALSATSSYYDVNEIATRILPNVVVLTIDPDSDVRSKAFQAVEQFLQLVKQYHQKTSTRDTTGSSDAGISSIPGNAGLLGWAMSSLTLKGKPSEQNTLASSDTKNAALTSSISNSSPVMDTANVTSVRVNSHSDLAEFTDHPPPASPTSTDEWGELENGIGEDKDGWDDIEPLEESKPSSVLSSIQAAQKRPVSQPKPRGNTSKEDALKKFPSSRPKSTLKTSNADDDDDDDGDAWGSVAQPAPKSTSKPLNSKSSKVDDDDDPWGAIAAPVPKTSSKPLNLKSSGSVDDDLWASIAAPPPTTGLKSLSSGRGRGAKPAAPKLGAQRINRTSSGM; encoded by the exons AAAGATCAAGGAATTGGGGTTGGAAGGCAGCCAAAG CAATGAATACTTTGCTTGGGGACTTCATCGGATAGCTAAAGCTGTGAgctttttaaataatgattgTAAATTG GTTCATGGTAACGTTTGCATGGCTAGTGTTGTCGTCACTCAAACTTTGGACTGGAAACTCCACGCATTTGATGTTCTATCTGAATTTGATGGGAATAATGAAGCTGCTACTGGACCAATGCTG CAATATGAATGGCTTATTGGTTCACAATACAAGTCTATGGAGTTGGCGAAATCTGACTGGGCAGCTATAAGAAAGTCTCCACCATGGGCTATTGATTCTTGGGGCTTAG GCTGTCTGATTTATGAACTATTCTCGGGCACTAAGTTGAGTAAAACAGAGGAGTTGCGGAATACTGCTAGCATACCTAAG TCTCTACTTACAGATTATCAGCGTCTTTTGAGTTCTATGCCCTCTCGCAGGTTGAATTCGTCAAAGCTTCTGGAAAATGGTG aatattttgaaaacaaGTTGGTGGAGACCATACAGTTTATGGAAATTCTTAACTTGAAGGACAGTGTAGAAAAAGACAACTTTTTCCGTAAGCTTCCAAATCTTGCCGAGCAGCTGCCTCGCCAAATAGTGCTGAAAAAG TTGCTTCCATTACTAGCGTCCTCCATGGAATTTGGTTCAGCTGCTGCACCTGCATTGACTGCATTGTTGAAACTGGGTTCTTGGCTTTCAACAGAAGAATATAGTCATAAG ATATTGCCTACAGTTGTCAAACTTTTTGCATCTAATGATCGGGCTATGCGAGTTGGTCTTCTTCAGCAGATCGATCAGTATGGTGAGGCCTTATCTGCTCAAATTGTTGACGAACAA GTTTACCCTCACGTGGCTAATGGATTTTCTGACACATCAGCTTTTCTAAGAGAGTTGACCCTGAAATCTATGCTTGTCTTGGCTCCCAAG CTCTCTCAGCGCACTATATCAGGATCGTTGCTAAAGTTTCTTTCAAAGCTACAG GTTGATGAAGAACCAGCAATCAGAACAAATACAACTATATTACTCGGAAATATTGCGAGTCACCTGAATGAAGGG ACAAGGAAAAGAGTTCTGATAAATGCATTTACAGTTCGAGCCTTGCGTGATACATTTTCTCCTGCTCGAGGGGCAG GTATTATGGCTTTATCAGCCACTAGTTCTTACTATGATGTCAATGAGATTGCAACTCGAATTTTACCAAATGTTGTTGTCCTGACCATAGATCCTGACAG TGATGTTCGATCAAAGGCATTCCAGGCTGTTGAACAGTTTTTGCAATTAGTGAAACAATACCATCAGAAG ACAAGCACCAGAGACACCACAGGTTCATCAGATGCAGGAATTTCGTCAATACCTGGAAATGCTGGTTTACTTGG ATGGGCTATGAGCTCTTTGACTCTTAAAGGCAAACCTTCTGAACAGAATACCCTTGCTTCATCGGACACAAAAAATGCAGCTCTTACTTCATCAATTTCCAATTCCAGCCCTG TGATGGATACAGCAAATGTAACATCGGTCCGTGTCAATTCCCATTCTGACTTAGCTGAATTCACGGACCATCCTCCACCCGCATCCCCTACATCGACTGATGAGTGGGGTGAACTCGAAAACGGCATTGGTGAAGACAAAGATGGTTGGGATGATATTGAGCCGTTGGAGGAATCGAAACCATCTTCAGTTCTTTCAAGCATCCAAGCTGCTCAAAAACGTCCCGTCTCACAGCCAAAACCTCGAGGTAATACTTCCAAAGAGGATGCCTTGAAAAAAT TTCCAAGCTCAAGACCGAAGAGCACGTTAAAGACAAGCAACGCTGATGACGACGACGATGATGATGGTGATGCTTGGGGTTCTGTAGCGCAGCCTGCTCCAAAATCTACATCAAAACCTCTGAACTCGAAATCCAGCAAagttgatgatgatgatgatccGTGGGGCGCTATTGCTGCCCCAGTTCCTAAAACATCTTCCAAGCCTTTGAATCTGAAATCTAGTGGATCTGTTGATGATGACCTCTGGGCATCCATCGCAGCTCCTCCACCAACCACCGGGCTGAAGTCTTTGTCATCCGGGCGAGGTAGGGGAGCCAAACCAGCTGCTCCTAAATTGGGTGCTCAGAGGATAAACAGAACCTCATCGGGGATGTAA